Proteins encoded by one window of Erythrobacter sp.:
- a CDS encoding NADH-quinone oxidoreductase subunit G has product MPKVTVDGTEIEVPDGATVLQACELAGKEIPRFCYHERLSIAGNCRMCLVEVKPGPPKPQASCALPATEGQEIRTDTPMVKTAREGVMEFLLINHPLDCPICDQGGECDLQDQAVAYGRGGSRYHENKRAVTEKFMGPLIKTIMTRCIHCTRCVRFSEEIAGVDEIGALYRGEDMQITTYLEQAAKHELSANVIDLCPVGALTSGPYAYESRPWELKKTLGIDVSDAVGANIRVDSRGREVLRVLPRINDDVNEEWISDKARYQVDGLTRRRLDKVWIRRDGKLAQASWDEAFAAIAAAKPGASIAAVAGDMVDCETMFAAKALLRASGSSLIESRQTGMDYDCSSLAGVNFNSTFAGIETADAVLIIGSHLRWEAPLVNVRLRKAVKRGAKVFVVGPEWETTYKAEFLGSDLSVLGNLPDHVADAFKAAERPAVIIGGAGLAAGAHGAALKLAHDFGMVKDGWNGFNALHFSAARMGALMLGFAQKGGIADLADAKPKVVLALGADEVDWSRFDGALKVYIGHHGDKGAHAADIVLPAAAYTEKPGTYVNTEGRVQLADKAVFAPGDAREDWTILRALADALGVSVGFDSFGELRAAMVAEVPALGDEGAIADYGALPAAPASAETKDTIAGYPVKDFYLTNPIARASVVMQRCSDELLHGNDVREAAE; this is encoded by the coding sequence ATGCCTAAAGTCACCGTAGACGGCACCGAAATCGAAGTTCCCGATGGCGCCACCGTGCTCCAGGCGTGCGAGCTGGCGGGGAAGGAGATTCCGCGCTTCTGCTATCACGAACGGCTGAGCATCGCGGGCAATTGCCGCATGTGCCTGGTCGAAGTGAAGCCGGGGCCGCCCAAGCCGCAGGCGAGCTGCGCGTTGCCCGCGACCGAAGGGCAGGAAATCCGCACCGATACGCCAATGGTGAAGACCGCGCGCGAAGGGGTGATGGAATTCCTTCTGATCAATCACCCGCTCGATTGCCCGATCTGCGATCAGGGCGGCGAGTGCGACCTTCAGGACCAGGCCGTCGCCTACGGGCGCGGGGGCAGCCGCTATCACGAGAACAAGCGGGCGGTGACCGAGAAGTTCATGGGCCCGCTGATCAAGACGATCATGACCCGCTGTATCCATTGCACCCGCTGCGTGCGCTTCTCCGAAGAGATCGCCGGCGTGGATGAAATCGGCGCGCTCTATCGCGGCGAGGATATGCAGATCACCACCTATCTGGAGCAGGCGGCCAAGCACGAACTGAGCGCCAACGTGATCGACCTGTGCCCGGTCGGCGCGCTCACCAGCGGGCCATACGCCTACGAAAGCCGCCCGTGGGAACTGAAGAAAACGCTAGGCATCGACGTGTCGGACGCGGTCGGTGCGAATATCCGCGTCGACAGCCGCGGGCGTGAAGTGCTCCGCGTGCTGCCGCGCATCAACGATGACGTGAACGAGGAGTGGATTTCGGACAAGGCGCGCTACCAGGTCGATGGCCTGACCCGCCGTCGGCTCGACAAGGTGTGGATCCGCCGCGACGGCAAACTGGCGCAGGCGAGCTGGGACGAGGCGTTCGCCGCCATCGCCGCTGCCAAGCCCGGTGCGAGCATCGCGGCGGTCGCGGGCGACATGGTCGATTGCGAAACGATGTTCGCCGCCAAGGCACTGCTCCGCGCGAGCGGTTCCTCGCTGATTGAGAGCCGCCAGACGGGGATGGACTACGATTGCTCCAGCCTCGCCGGGGTGAATTTCAATTCCACCTTCGCCGGGATCGAGACGGCAGACGCGGTGCTGATCATCGGCAGCCATCTGCGCTGGGAAGCGCCGCTGGTGAATGTGCGGCTGCGCAAGGCAGTGAAGCGCGGCGCGAAAGTGTTCGTGGTCGGGCCGGAGTGGGAAACCACCTACAAGGCCGAATTCCTCGGTTCCGATCTGTCGGTGCTCGGCAATTTGCCCGATCATGTGGCGGATGCTTTCAAGGCTGCGGAGCGCCCGGCGGTGATTATTGGTGGCGCAGGGCTGGCGGCCGGCGCACATGGCGCGGCGCTGAAGCTGGCGCACGATTTCGGCATGGTGAAAGACGGCTGGAACGGCTTCAACGCGCTCCACTTCTCCGCCGCGCGGATGGGCGCGCTGATGCTCGGCTTCGCGCAGAAGGGCGGGATTGCCGATCTGGCCGATGCCAAGCCCAAGGTGGTGCTGGCGCTGGGTGCGGACGAAGTGGACTGGAGCCGCTTCGATGGCGCGCTCAAGGTCTACATCGGCCACCACGGGGACAAGGGCGCACACGCGGCGGACATCGTGCTGCCCGCCGCCGCCTATACCGAAAAGCCCGGCACCTATGTGAACACCGAAGGCCGCGTGCAACTGGCCGACAAGGCAGTCTTTGCTCCCGGTGATGCGCGCGAGGACTGGACGATCCTGCGGGCCTTGGCCGATGCGCTGGGCGTCTCGGTCGGGTTCGACAGCTTCGGCGAATTGCGCGCCGCGATGGTGGCGGAAGTGCCTGCCTTGGGTGACGAGGGCGCGATTGCCGATTACGGCGCGCTGCCTGCGGCTCCCGCTTCGGCTGAGACAAAGGACACGATTGCAGGTTATCCGGTGAAGGATTTCTACCTCACCAATCCGATTGCACGGGCGAGTGTAGTGATGCAGCGCTGTTCGGACGAATTGCTGCACGGCAATGACGTGCGGGAGGCGGCGGAATGA
- the nuoH gene encoding NADH-quinone oxidoreductase subunit NuoH, translating to MTEFFTNLGMAHGWAMVVGSIVGILLIAFPVMLAVAMVIYVDRKVLGAVMLRRGPNVVGPFGLLQSFADGLKVFLQETIIPSAANKGIFLLAPIITFTVALVAWAVIPFSETWVLADINVGLLYILAISSLSVYGVTMAGWASNSKYPFFSAMRAAAQMISYEVSIGFILVCVVLFAGTFNLNDIVRGQQAFAGPINAYVVHPLLFPMWVLFFISSLAETQRAPFDLPEAESELVAGYQTEYSSMAFALFWLGEYANILLMCSLNTLLFFGGWLPPLDWAPLYYVPGFVWFLLKTFMFFLMFSWIWATVPRYRYDQLMRLGWKVFLPMSLLFVVLISGWLMLTRYGDSQTQIVHPYSEIVDENGDIVEVVPGQPYTVKVER from the coding sequence ATGACCGAATTCTTCACCAATCTCGGCATGGCCCACGGCTGGGCGATGGTGGTCGGCTCGATCGTCGGCATCCTGCTGATCGCTTTTCCGGTGATGCTCGCCGTCGCGATGGTCATCTATGTCGATCGCAAGGTGCTTGGCGCGGTTATGCTGCGGCGCGGGCCGAACGTGGTCGGGCCGTTCGGGCTGTTGCAAAGCTTTGCCGACGGGCTGAAGGTGTTCCTGCAGGAAACCATCATTCCCAGCGCGGCGAACAAGGGCATCTTCCTGCTCGCGCCGATCATCACTTTCACCGTGGCACTGGTGGCCTGGGCGGTGATCCCGTTCAGCGAGACCTGGGTGCTGGCGGATATCAATGTCGGCCTGCTGTACATTCTCGCGATCTCGTCGCTCTCGGTTTACGGGGTGACGATGGCGGGCTGGGCGAGCAATTCGAAGTACCCGTTCTTCTCCGCCATGCGCGCCGCTGCGCAGATGATTTCGTACGAAGTCTCGATCGGCTTCATCCTCGTCTGCGTGGTGCTGTTTGCGGGCACGTTCAACCTGAATGATATCGTGCGCGGGCAGCAAGCTTTCGCGGGTCCGATCAACGCCTATGTCGTCCACCCGCTGCTGTTCCCCATGTGGGTGCTGTTCTTCATCTCCAGCCTTGCGGAGACGCAGCGCGCGCCGTTCGACCTGCCCGAGGCGGAAAGCGAACTGGTGGCGGGCTATCAGACCGAATACAGTTCGATGGCCTTCGCGCTGTTCTGGCTGGGCGAATATGCCAACATCCTGCTGATGTGCTCGCTCAACACGCTGCTGTTCTTCGGCGGCTGGCTGCCTCCGCTGGACTGGGCACCGCTGTACTATGTGCCGGGTTTCGTGTGGTTCCTGCTGAAAACCTTCATGTTTTTCCTGATGTTCAGCTGGATCTGGGCGACCGTGCCGCGTTACCGCTATGACCAGCTGATGCGGCTGGGCTGGAAGGTGTTCCTGCCGATGAGCCTGCTGTTCGTGGTGCTGATTTCGGGCTGGCTGATGCTGACGAGGTATGGGGATAGCCAGACACAGATCGTTCACCCCTACTCGGAAATCGTAGATGAAAACGGCGACATAGTCGAAGTGGTTCCGGGGCAACCTTACACCGTGAAAGTCGAAAGATGA
- the nuoI gene encoding NADH-quinone oxidoreductase subunit NuoI → MTVAQLIKSFTLWEFLKAHALTLKYFFKPKATINYPFEKNPLSPRFRGEHALRRYPNGEERCIACKLCEAVCPALAITIESEPRSDGSRRTTRYDIDMTKCIYCGFCQEACPVDAVVEGPNFEYATETREELLYDKAKLLANGDKWERAIAANLEADAPYR, encoded by the coding sequence ATGACCGTCGCCCAACTCATCAAATCCTTCACCCTCTGGGAATTCCTCAAGGCGCACGCGCTCACCTTGAAGTATTTCTTCAAGCCCAAGGCGACGATCAACTATCCCTTCGAGAAGAACCCGCTGTCCCCGCGCTTTCGCGGCGAGCACGCGCTGCGCCGCTATCCCAATGGCGAGGAGCGGTGCATCGCCTGCAAGCTGTGCGAAGCGGTCTGCCCGGCGCTGGCGATCACCATCGAGAGCGAGCCGCGCAGCGACGGCAGCCGCCGCACCACGCGCTACGATATCGACATGACCAAGTGCATCTACTGCGGCTTCTGCCAGGAAGCCTGCCCCGTGGATGCCGTGGTCGAAGGGCCGAACTTCGAATACGCCACCGAAACGCGCGAGGAACTGCTCTACGACAAGGCCAAACTGCTGGCGAACGGGGACAAGTGGGAGCGGGCCATCGCCGCGAACCTTGAAGCCGATGCGCCGTATCGTTAA
- a CDS encoding NADH-quinone oxidoreductase subunit J translates to MTAFAFYLFAALVIASGALTVLARNPVHSVLWLILAFFNAAGLMVLVGAEFIAMLLVIVYVGAVAVLFLFVVMMLNIDFAELRAGFMKNAPLGAAIAVVLLAELVLGIGAYRAGGLELGVPDGSAAPLLGESNIESIGALLYTEYLFLFETAGIILLVAMIGAIVLTHREGRSHRGHQDIAKQNARRPQDATVLKRPEVGQGVEL, encoded by the coding sequence GTGACTGCATTTGCCTTCTACCTGTTTGCCGCGCTCGTCATCGCCTCCGGGGCCTTGACGGTGCTGGCGCGCAACCCGGTGCATTCGGTCCTCTGGCTGATCCTCGCCTTCTTCAACGCCGCCGGGCTGATGGTACTGGTGGGGGCGGAATTCATCGCGATGCTGCTGGTAATCGTTTACGTCGGCGCGGTGGCGGTGCTGTTCCTGTTCGTGGTGATGATGCTCAACATCGATTTCGCCGAACTGCGCGCCGGTTTCATGAAGAACGCCCCGCTGGGCGCGGCGATCGCGGTGGTACTGCTTGCGGAACTGGTGCTCGGCATTGGTGCCTATCGCGCGGGTGGCCTTGAGCTCGGCGTGCCGGATGGTAGCGCCGCGCCGCTGCTGGGTGAAAGCAATATCGAGAGCATCGGCGCGCTGCTCTACACCGAATACCTGTTCCTGTTCGAAACGGCGGGCATCATCCTGCTGGTGGCGATGATCGGCGCGATCGTGCTGACCCACCGCGAAGGTCGCAGCCATCGCGGGCACCAGGACATCGCCAAACAGAACGCCCGTCGCCCGCAGGATGCAACCGTACTCAAGCGGCCCGAAGTCGGGCAGGGAGTCGAGCTATGA
- the nuoK gene encoding NADH-quinone oxidoreductase subunit NuoK has protein sequence MIGIEHYLVVSSILFVLGVLGIFMNRKNVIVVLMAIELILLSVNLNLVAFSAYLGDLTGQIFAMFVLTVAAGEAAIGLAILVIYFRSRGTIAVDDVNRMKG, from the coding sequence ATGATCGGCATCGAACATTATCTTGTCGTCAGCTCGATCCTGTTCGTGCTGGGGGTGCTCGGCATTTTCATGAACCGCAAGAATGTGATCGTGGTGCTGATGGCGATTGAATTGATTCTGCTGTCCGTAAACCTCAATCTGGTGGCCTTCAGCGCCTATCTCGGGGACCTGACGGGGCAGATTTTCGCCATGTTCGTGCTGACCGTGGCAGCGGGCGAGGCGGCCATCGGGTTGGCGATCCTGGTAATTTACTTCCGTTCGCGCGGCACGATCGCGGTGGACGATGTCAACCGGATGAAGGGGTGA
- the nuoL gene encoding NADH-quinone oxidoreductase subunit L, which produces MSQTFILIIVFAPLLAAIIAGLGNRMLGNVVAKAITTGALFLACGLSWPIFLGFLNGSETATVVPVMKWVESGAMSFDWALRVDTLTAIMLVVITSVSALVHLYSWGYMNEDPDQPRFFAYLSLFTFAMLMLVTADNLVQMFFGWEGVGLASYLLIGFWFKKPSANAAAIKAFVVNRVGDLGFMLGIFGTFLVFQTTSIPEILAAAPAMQGASTIGFMGMRVDTMTVLCILLFIGAMGKSAQLGLHTWLPDAMEGPTPVSALIHAATMVTAGVFMVCRLSPMFEAAPAALGFVTVIGAATCFFAATIGTTQWDIKRVIAYSTCSQLGYMFFAAGVGAYGAAMFHLFTHAFFKALLFLGAGSVIHAMHHEQDMRFYGGLRKEIPFTFWAMMAGTLAITGVGIYHLGAGFAGFWSKDAILEVAYAANGSFSYTAFWLGTIAALLTSFYSWRLMFLTFWGKPRWAQSEHIQHALHHGHDTPEEHNPASQEDAGHDATHSVPDPAHHEGTGGYHPHESPWTMLVPLVLLSIGAVFAGQVFHDAFLDSEAFWAGSIAYNAGLMHAMHEVPYLVKYAAFIVMVIGLLGAIYAYLIRPDVPAKVVEQLGPIHTFVYRKWMFDELYHYLFVVPAFWLGRLFWKQGDEGIINRFGPDGAAWAVMQGSVIAKRFQSGFLTSYALIMLIGLVAAITWVLF; this is translated from the coding sequence ATGAGCCAAACCTTTATCCTCATCATCGTATTCGCCCCCTTGCTGGCGGCGATCATCGCCGGGCTGGGCAACCGGATGCTCGGCAATGTTGTCGCGAAGGCCATCACCACCGGTGCGCTGTTCCTCGCCTGCGGGCTGAGCTGGCCGATCTTCCTCGGCTTCCTCAATGGCAGCGAGACCGCCACCGTGGTCCCGGTGATGAAGTGGGTCGAAAGCGGCGCGATGAGTTTCGACTGGGCGCTGCGGGTCGATACGCTTACCGCGATCATGCTGGTGGTGATCACCAGCGTTTCCGCGCTCGTCCACCTCTATAGCTGGGGCTACATGAACGAAGACCCGGACCAGCCGCGCTTCTTCGCTTACCTCTCGCTATTCACCTTCGCCATGCTGATGCTGGTGACCGCCGACAACCTGGTGCAGATGTTCTTCGGCTGGGAAGGCGTGGGCCTCGCCAGCTACCTGCTGATCGGTTTCTGGTTCAAGAAACCCAGCGCCAATGCCGCCGCGATCAAGGCCTTCGTGGTCAACCGCGTGGGCGATCTGGGCTTCATGCTCGGCATTTTCGGCACCTTCCTGGTGTTCCAGACGACCAGCATTCCTGAAATCCTCGCCGCCGCTCCGGCGATGCAGGGGGCCAGTACCATCGGCTTCATGGGCATGCGCGTCGATACGATGACAGTGCTCTGCATCCTCCTGTTCATCGGCGCGATGGGCAAGTCTGCGCAGCTTGGCCTGCACACCTGGCTGCCCGACGCGATGGAAGGGCCGACCCCGGTTTCCGCGCTGATCCACGCGGCGACGATGGTGACCGCAGGCGTATTCATGGTCTGCCGCCTTTCACCGATGTTCGAAGCCGCGCCAGCCGCGCTGGGTTTCGTCACGGTGATCGGGGCGGCGACCTGCTTCTTCGCCGCCACCATCGGCACCACGCAGTGGGACATCAAGCGGGTGATCGCCTATTCGACCTGCTCGCAGCTTGGTTACATGTTCTTCGCGGCCGGTGTCGGCGCCTATGGCGCGGCGATGTTCCACCTGTTCACCCACGCCTTCTTCAAGGCGCTGCTGTTCCTTGGCGCGGGTTCGGTGATTCACGCGATGCACCACGAACAGGATATGCGGTTCTACGGCGGGCTGCGGAAGGAAATTCCGTTTACGTTCTGGGCGATGATGGCGGGGACGCTGGCGATCACCGGGGTGGGGATCTATCACCTCGGCGCAGGCTTCGCGGGCTTCTGGTCGAAGGATGCGATCCTTGAAGTCGCCTATGCCGCCAACGGCAGCTTCTCCTATACGGCGTTCTGGCTGGGCACGATTGCTGCGCTGCTGACCAGTTTCTACAGCTGGCGGCTGATGTTCCTCACGTTCTGGGGGAAGCCGCGCTGGGCGCAATCGGAGCATATCCAGCACGCGCTGCATCACGGGCATGACACGCCGGAGGAACACAATCCTGCCTCGCAGGAGGATGCCGGTCACGATGCAACCCATTCCGTTCCCGATCCCGCGCATCACGAAGGTACCGGCGGCTATCACCCGCACGAAAGCCCGTGGACCATGCTGGTGCCGCTCGTCTTGCTGAGCATAGGCGCGGTGTTTGCTGGGCAGGTGTTCCACGATGCCTTCCTCGACAGTGAAGCGTTCTGGGCCGGCTCGATCGCCTATAACGCGGGACTGATGCACGCGATGCACGAGGTGCCCTATCTGGTGAAGTATGCGGCTTTCATCGTCATGGTGATCGGCCTGCTCGGCGCGATCTACGCTTACCTGATCCGCCCCGATGTCCCGGCAAAGGTGGTCGAGCAGCTCGGCCCGATCCACACCTTCGTTTACCGCAAGTGGATGTTCGACGAGCTCTACCACTACCTCTTCGTCGTCCCCGCCTTCTGGCTCGGTCGCCTGTTCTGGAAGCAGGGTGACGAAGGCATCATCAACCGCTTCGGCCCCGATGGCGCGGCCTGGGCGGTGATGCAGGGTTCGGTGATCGCCAAGCGCTTCCAGTCCGGTTTTCTTACGAGTTACGCCCTGATCATGCTTATCGGCCTTGTCGCCGCCATCACCTGGGTGCTGTTCTGA
- a CDS encoding NADH-quinone oxidoreductase subunit M, whose product MGGFPILSAMLAVPLLGAIACLFLSASSARLVALVATLANLVLGVVLWLNYDIGGAQWQFQEYHAIFAGFAYALGIDGIALMLIMLSVFLMPICIGASWTSITKRVGEYMAAFLFMEVLMIGVFAAQDLFLFYIFFEAGLIPMYLIIGVWGGDNRIYASYKFFLYTLLGSVLMLIAMLWMANVSGTTYIPYLMEYDFAAGAQTWLWLAFFASFAVKMPMWPVHTWLPDAHVQAPTAGSVILAGVLLKLGGYGFIRFSLPMFPDASAQFVWLIWGLSMIAVVATSLIALVQHDMKKLIAYSSVAHMAIVTVGLFAFNVQGLEGAMMVMLGHGLVSGALFLCVGVIYDRLHTREIARYGGLSINMPAYATLFLLFTMASVGLPGTSNFVGEFLALAGIYQVNSWVAFVCTTGIILGAAYMLYLYRRVAFGPQVNADTAAMPDLSLREYLLLGPIAAAVLWMGVYPESFLAPMRADIALLDARLADAAPESDAQLVVGEPVQTEEAAHGGAH is encoded by the coding sequence ATGGGCGGCTTCCCGATCCTTTCCGCCATGCTGGCAGTGCCGTTGCTCGGCGCGATCGCGTGCCTGTTCCTGAGCGCTTCATCGGCGCGACTGGTGGCGCTGGTGGCAACTCTGGCCAACCTCGTCCTCGGCGTGGTGCTGTGGCTGAACTACGACATCGGCGGCGCGCAGTGGCAGTTCCAGGAATACCACGCGATATTCGCGGGTTTTGCCTATGCGCTTGGCATTGATGGCATCGCGCTGATGCTCATCATGCTCAGCGTATTCCTGATGCCGATCTGCATCGGCGCGAGCTGGACGTCGATCACCAAGCGTGTCGGCGAATACATGGCCGCCTTCCTGTTCATGGAAGTGCTGATGATCGGCGTGTTCGCCGCGCAGGACCTGTTCCTGTTCTACATCTTCTTCGAAGCCGGGCTGATCCCGATGTACCTTATCATCGGCGTCTGGGGCGGGGACAACCGGATTTACGCCAGCTACAAGTTCTTCCTCTACACGCTGCTGGGATCGGTGCTGATGCTGATCGCCATGCTGTGGATGGCGAACGTCTCTGGCACGACGTACATTCCGTACCTGATGGAATACGACTTTGCCGCCGGGGCGCAGACCTGGCTGTGGCTGGCCTTCTTCGCCAGCTTCGCGGTGAAGATGCCGATGTGGCCGGTCCACACCTGGCTCCCCGATGCCCACGTTCAAGCACCCACAGCAGGTTCGGTGATCCTTGCCGGCGTGCTGCTGAAGCTGGGCGGATACGGGTTCATCCGGTTCAGCCTGCCGATGTTCCCCGATGCCAGCGCGCAGTTCGTGTGGCTGATCTGGGGGCTGAGCATGATCGCGGTGGTTGCCACCAGCCTGATCGCGCTGGTCCAGCACGATATGAAGAAGCTGATCGCCTATTCCTCCGTCGCGCACATGGCGATCGTGACGGTGGGACTGTTCGCCTTCAACGTGCAGGGGCTCGAAGGGGCGATGATGGTGATGCTGGGCCACGGGCTTGTCTCGGGCGCGCTGTTCCTCTGCGTCGGCGTGATCTACGACCGGTTGCACACCCGCGAGATCGCCCGTTACGGCGGCCTTTCGATCAACATGCCCGCCTACGCCACGCTGTTCCTGCTGTTCACCATGGCCAGCGTCGGCCTGCCGGGAACGAGCAATTTCGTCGGCGAATTCCTCGCATTGGCAGGCATTTACCAGGTCAACAGCTGGGTCGCCTTCGTCTGCACCACCGGCATCATTCTGGGCGCAGCCTACATGCTCTACCTTTACCGCCGGGTGGCCTTCGGGCCGCAGGTGAATGCCGATACTGCCGCCATGCCTGACCTGTCGCTGCGCGAATACCTGCTGCTCGGCCCGATTGCGGCGGCAGTGCTGTGGATGGGGGTCTATCCCGAGAGTTTCCTTGCCCCGATGCGCGCCGATATCGCGCTGCTCGATGCAAGGCTTGCCGATGCCGCGCCGGAGAGCGATGCGCAGCTGGTGGTGGGTGAGCCCGTGCAAACCGAAGAAGCCGCGCACGGGGGAGCGCACTGA
- the nuoN gene encoding NADH-quinone oxidoreductase subunit NuoN: MDYATSLGLIAPEIILSLTGLVMLLFAAWAGDKLASTISICCAIALGGAFALVAPSVCAGASGPDTLAFAGQFRADAFAGLAKLMIYAASGAALMVAPRFFDRIGAMRAEYPILILFAALGMSIMVSATDLITLYIGLELQSLSAYVLASFLRDDDRSAEAGLKYFVLGALASGILLFGMSLVYGFTGTTNFGGIAVAVSGGLNMGMLFGLIFMLSGLAFKISAAPFHMWTPDVYQGAPTPVTMFFASAPKVAAVVLLTRVSMEAFGTQVDAWRQVVIAAALLSIVIGALGAIGQDNLKRLLAYSSINNVGFILIGLAAGTVAGASAMLVYLAIYVVMTIGSFVAVLLLRDAEGNQLEAVSDLAGLSTTRPAIAWSLMALMFSLAGIPPLFGFWGKFVVFQAAVEADLLALAAIGIAASVIGAFYYIKIVKVMFFDAPADTVKGEGDVPHWALLLICAVILSPLGYLLTVWLGDLADMAAASLMLPV; this comes from the coding sequence ATGGACTACGCCACTTCCCTCGGCCTGATTGCGCCGGAAATCATCCTGTCCTTGACCGGTCTCGTCATGCTGCTCTTCGCCGCCTGGGCGGGGGACAAGCTCGCCAGCACGATCAGCATTTGCTGCGCCATCGCGCTGGGCGGCGCCTTCGCATTGGTCGCGCCGTCGGTATGCGCCGGTGCGAGCGGGCCGGATACGCTGGCCTTCGCCGGCCAGTTCCGCGCCGATGCTTTCGCCGGGCTAGCCAAGCTGATGATCTACGCCGCCAGCGGTGCGGCGCTGATGGTCGCCCCGCGCTTCTTCGACCGGATCGGGGCGATGCGCGCCGAATATCCGATCCTGATCCTGTTCGCTGCACTGGGTATGAGCATCATGGTTTCGGCCACCGATCTCATTACGCTCTACATCGGCCTCGAACTGCAATCGCTTAGCGCCTACGTGCTGGCCTCGTTCCTGCGCGATGATGACCGCTCCGCCGAGGCCGGGCTCAAGTACTTCGTGCTCGGCGCGCTCGCCAGCGGCATCCTGCTGTTCGGCATGAGCCTCGTTTACGGCTTCACCGGCACCACCAATTTCGGCGGGATCGCGGTGGCCGTATCCGGCGGGCTCAACATGGGGATGCTGTTCGGGCTGATCTTCATGCTGTCTGGTCTCGCCTTCAAGATCAGCGCCGCGCCATTCCATATGTGGACGCCCGACGTCTATCAGGGCGCGCCCACCCCGGTGACGATGTTCTTCGCCAGCGCGCCCAAGGTCGCCGCCGTCGTGCTGCTGACGCGAGTGAGCATGGAAGCCTTCGGAACGCAGGTGGATGCATGGCGGCAAGTGGTGATCGCCGCCGCGCTGCTCTCCATCGTGATCGGCGCGCTTGGTGCGATCGGGCAGGACAACCTGAAGCGGCTGCTCGCCTATTCCTCGATCAACAACGTCGGCTTCATCCTGATCGGGCTCGCCGCCGGGACGGTCGCCGGGGCGAGTGCCATGCTTGTCTATCTGGCGATCTACGTGGTGATGACGATCGGCAGTTTCGTGGCAGTGCTGCTGCTGCGCGATGCCGAGGGCAACCAGCTGGAAGCCGTGTCCGACCTCGCGGGCCTGTCCACCACGCGTCCGGCAATCGCCTGGAGCCTGATGGCGCTGATGTTCAGCCTTGCCGGCATCCCTCCCCTGTTCGGCTTCTGGGGCAAGTTCGTCGTGTTCCAGGCAGCGGTGGAGGCAGACCTGTTGGCGCTAGCCGCCATCGGTATCGCTGCAAGCGTGATCGGCGCGTTCTATTATATCAAGATCGTCAAGGTGATGTTCTTCGATGCGCCTGCCGATACGGTGAAGGGTGAGGGCGATGTCCCCCACTGGGCGCTGCTGCTGATCTGCGCCGTGATCCTCTCGCCGCTCGGCTATCTGCTGACCGTGTGGCTGGGCGATCTGGCGGACATGGCGGCGGCATCGCTGATGCTTCCCGTCTGA
- a CDS encoding biotin--[acetyl-CoA-carboxylase] ligase yields MIEVVSETGSTSADLLARLRSGERLAEGDWLVADRQSAGKGRQGRAWIDAPGNFMGSTVVRLYPQDPSPATLSLVAALAVYEAVLPRLANPSALQLKWPNDLMLDRAKLSGILLEREGDYAVIGIGVNLAAAPLVEGRTVGSLASSGPAPARDAFAADLAAQMATEVRRWREFGIGPILNRWRAAAHPPGTLLTLQESDGTSTRGTFDSIGDDGTLHLRLPDGSTRAIHAGDVMLEDG; encoded by the coding sequence TTGATCGAAGTAGTCTCCGAAACCGGCAGCACCAGTGCCGATCTGCTGGCGCGACTGCGCTCAGGCGAGCGGCTCGCCGAAGGTGACTGGCTGGTCGCTGACCGGCAGAGTGCGGGTAAGGGCAGGCAAGGGCGCGCGTGGATCGATGCTCCGGGCAACTTCATGGGCTCCACTGTGGTGCGGCTTTACCCGCAGGATCCTTCACCCGCGACTTTGAGTCTGGTTGCTGCGCTGGCGGTGTATGAAGCCGTTCTGCCCCGCCTTGCGAATCCATCGGCCTTGCAACTCAAGTGGCCCAATGACCTCATGCTCGATCGTGCCAAGCTGAGCGGCATCCTGCTCGAACGCGAGGGAGACTATGCGGTGATCGGAATCGGCGTAAACCTCGCCGCCGCGCCACTGGTGGAGGGGCGTACGGTGGGATCGCTGGCCAGCAGCGGCCCTGCTCCTGCACGCGACGCCTTCGCCGCCGATCTGGCCGCGCAGATGGCCACCGAAGTGCGGCGCTGGCGCGAGTTCGGTATTGGGCCGATCCTCAACCGCTGGCGCGCCGCAGCACATCCACCGGGCACTTTGCTCACCCTCCAAGAGTCCGATGGCACGTCAACGCGCGGCACATTTGATTCAATCGGCGACGACGGCACGCTGCACCTGCGTTTGCCGGATGGCTCCACCCGTGCCATTCACGCGGGCGATGTAATGCTGGAGGATGGCTGA